The following are encoded in a window of Halosolutus halophilus genomic DNA:
- a CDS encoding bacteriorhodopsin produces MQSLAAFAFGVRTHVLQNGPTDAELFEYVFSGDNTVLALSFVVNIVLAGLTILGIAYLGRNLTDPRSKAIATALMLISVVSISSYTGLTSGLTLGVVEMPAGHPAAGATTAGQDGVLVMWGRYLTWTFSTPFILIALGMIAGSNWPKILTTCAFTIAMCVTGLAAALTTSSLVLRWWWFVLGSIFFLVIVYVILVDWTAEAERAGTTDLFRTLKLLTVVGWFGYPILWALGVEGFAILDVAITSWGYSILDVITKYVVTFLAMFYVVDEPDSITGGADYGATMPGLASTDD; encoded by the coding sequence ATGCAGTCACTAGCCGCGTTCGCGTTCGGCGTACGAACTCACGTCCTCCAAAACGGCCCGACCGACGCGGAACTGTTCGAGTACGTCTTCAGTGGTGACAACACCGTACTCGCGCTGTCGTTCGTCGTCAACATCGTCCTCGCCGGACTCACGATCCTCGGAATCGCCTATCTCGGACGGAACCTCACCGATCCGCGATCGAAGGCGATCGCGACCGCGCTGATGCTGATCTCGGTCGTTTCGATCTCGAGTTACACCGGACTCACGTCGGGGCTGACGCTGGGCGTCGTCGAGATGCCGGCGGGCCACCCGGCGGCGGGTGCGACGACGGCCGGCCAGGACGGCGTGCTGGTGATGTGGGGTCGGTACCTCACGTGGACCTTTTCCACGCCGTTCATCCTGATCGCGCTCGGGATGATCGCCGGGTCGAACTGGCCGAAGATCCTCACGACCTGTGCGTTCACGATCGCGATGTGTGTCACCGGCCTGGCGGCCGCCCTGACGACGTCCTCGCTGGTGCTGCGCTGGTGGTGGTTCGTCCTGGGGTCGATCTTCTTCCTCGTGATCGTGTACGTCATCCTCGTCGACTGGACCGCGGAGGCCGAGCGGGCGGGAACGACGGACCTGTTCCGGACGCTCAAACTCCTCACCGTCGTCGGCTGGTTCGGCTACCCGATCCTCTGGGCGCTCGGCGTCGAAGGGTTCGCGATCCTGGACGTCGCGATCACCTCGTGGGGCTACAGCATCCTCGACGTTATCACGAAGTACGTCGTGACGTTCCTCGCCATGTTCTACGTCGTCGACGAACCGGATTCGATCACCGGTGGTGCGGACTACGGTGCCACCATGCCAGGGCTCGCGTCGACGGACGACTGA
- a CDS encoding lycopene cyclase domain-containing protein: MTVPLTYAGVHLAFVLPPILALGWLTLRRDRAWRGVRPLSGLGIMIGLALVYTTPLTNHLIPEGVWWYGEGAVVATVWHTPIEEYLFFVLQPTLTAFWLFQVPATADRSLAIPLAHRLVGIAGGLSIAGVGWSLTGDTSTYYLGWLLLWAGPVLAVQWGFGLTYLWTVRRPVVVAIAVPTIYLWIVDRIAIELGIWVISDGHTIGYTLLGLPAEEALFFLVTNAFIVQGIVMYMWLLDRVHEHPSLSGVVARFAASSDDR; this comes from the coding sequence ATGACCGTTCCACTCACGTACGCCGGTGTTCACCTGGCCTTCGTCCTGCCGCCGATCCTGGCTCTGGGCTGGCTCACGCTCCGACGCGATCGGGCCTGGCGGGGCGTTCGACCGCTCTCCGGACTCGGAATCATGATCGGCCTCGCCCTCGTCTACACGACGCCGTTGACGAATCACCTGATCCCCGAGGGCGTCTGGTGGTACGGCGAGGGGGCGGTCGTCGCGACCGTCTGGCACACTCCGATCGAGGAGTACCTCTTCTTCGTCCTCCAGCCGACACTGACCGCGTTCTGGTTGTTTCAGGTGCCAGCAACTGCCGATCGGTCGCTGGCGATCCCCCTCGCACATCGGCTGGTCGGCATCGCAGGCGGCCTCTCGATCGCCGGCGTCGGATGGTCGTTGACCGGCGACACCTCGACGTACTACCTCGGGTGGCTGTTGCTCTGGGCCGGTCCGGTCCTCGCCGTCCAGTGGGGATTCGGCCTCACGTACCTCTGGACCGTTCGTCGACCGGTAGTGGTCGCTATCGCCGTCCCGACGATCTACCTCTGGATCGTCGACCGGATCGCGATCGAACTCGGCATCTGGGTCATCTCGGATGGGCACACGATCGGATACACGCTGCTGGGCCTCCCCGCCGAGGAGGCGCTGTTCTTTCTCGTAACCAACGCCTTCATCGTTCAGGGAATCGTCATGTACATGTGGCTGCTCGATCGCGTCCACGAACACCCGTCCCTCTCCGGGGTGGTGGCCCGATTCGCCGCGAGTTCCGATGACCGGTGA
- a CDS encoding Brp/Blh family beta-carotene 15,15'-dioxygenase, giving the protein MTGDTIPRSGATRAGAAGRRRAARLSLGFGLLPIVVAICITAVAGSPPLAYQYVPLALSVVVLGLPHGAVDHLVLPRARGDPVTARSLAFVGLLYLLVGTAYAVVWFLAPAAAFVLFIFVTVVHWGQGDVYALLALVGAEHLEARLGRLLALVVRGGIPMLVPLFAFPAQYAFVAETLVGLFDPDAAAALEPAFTPPVRTAVAIGFGAAIALALLLGFVRSGPDGRGPWLVDLTETIGLVAYFAVVPPILAIGLYFCFWHALRHSLRTMLVDPVAGAALERGGIGTAWRQFARDAAPLTAGGLIVLVGIGISVPRTPASVADVLAVYLVTMAVLTLPHVVVVTLLDREQRIWSP; this is encoded by the coding sequence ATGACCGGTGACACGATCCCTCGCAGCGGTGCCACCCGCGCAGGTGCCGCGGGCCGACGGCGGGCCGCCCGCCTGAGCCTCGGCTTCGGCCTGCTTCCCATCGTCGTCGCGATCTGTATTACGGCCGTCGCTGGCTCGCCGCCGCTCGCCTACCAGTACGTTCCGCTGGCACTCAGCGTCGTCGTCCTCGGGTTGCCCCACGGGGCCGTCGATCACCTCGTGTTGCCGAGGGCTCGGGGCGACCCCGTCACCGCCCGCTCGCTCGCGTTCGTCGGCCTCCTCTATCTGCTCGTCGGCACCGCGTACGCCGTCGTCTGGTTTCTCGCCCCCGCCGCCGCGTTCGTCCTGTTCATCTTCGTTACGGTCGTCCACTGGGGACAGGGAGACGTCTACGCCCTGCTCGCACTCGTCGGCGCCGAGCACCTCGAGGCGAGACTCGGCCGACTCCTCGCCCTCGTCGTCCGGGGTGGAATCCCGATGCTCGTCCCGCTGTTCGCGTTTCCGGCGCAGTACGCCTTCGTCGCCGAGACGCTCGTCGGGCTGTTCGACCCCGACGCGGCGGCTGCGCTCGAGCCAGCGTTCACTCCGCCGGTCCGGACGGCCGTCGCGATCGGTTTCGGTGCTGCGATCGCGCTCGCATTGCTCCTCGGCTTCGTCCGATCGGGGCCGGATGGCCGTGGCCCGTGGCTGGTCGATCTGACCGAGACGATCGGCCTCGTCGCGTACTTCGCGGTCGTGCCACCGATCCTCGCGATCGGCCTCTACTTCTGCTTCTGGCACGCCCTCCGGCACAGCCTTCGAACGATGCTCGTCGACCCCGTCGCCGGTGCGGCGCTCGAACGAGGGGGAATCGGGACCGCGTGGCGGCAGTTCGCCCGTGACGCCGCCCCGCTGACTGCGGGCGGACTGATCGTACTCGTGGGTATCGGCATCTCCGTCCCGCGGACTCCCGCGTCCGTCGCTGACGTCCTCGCGGTCTATCTGGTGACGATGGCCGTGCTGACGCTCCCGCACGTCGTCGTCGTGACGCTACTGGATCGAGAACAGCGGATCTGGTCGCCATAG
- a CDS encoding PINc/VapC family ATPase → MHVVPDTSVVIDGRVSATIEDGQFEGATISVPEAVVAELEAQANDGIETGWDGLEELQRLADLADEGVVDLEYVGERPSAIERGHASEGEIDALIRDIAEDLEATFITSDVVQAEVARAKGLDVEHISPESRDVGTLSVEEFFDDQTMSVHLKTDTVPMAKRGELGEMRYEPIADEPTDEEQMDEWAREVVDGAKEAPGGFIELSEPGMKIVQFRDYRIAIGRPPFADGIEITAVRPIAQTDIEDYEHADELKERLLERQRGVLISGSPGAGKSTLAQAVARYLNDHEYAVKTMEKPRDLQVGPEITQYTELGGEMEKTADALLMVRPDYTIYDEVRKTNDFEVFADMRLAGVGMIGVVHATRPIDALQRLIGRVELGMIPQIVDTVVYVETGKIAKVYDVKTEVKVPAGLTEEDLARPVILVTDFQTGEPEYEIYTFNRQVVTVPLTDEEGSPASESGVDRIAKQEIEREIRSVARGYVDVQLKSQDTAVVYVEEDDISSVIGKGGGRITDIENRLGIDIDVRTHDENPNYGAGAGGAGGGSANGGGTSGASGTGQMVQPEITSRHIVIPVDGNHGETVEVQAAGDYLFTATVSRGGEIQVSRGSAIADELEQAIDRKDPITVVPS, encoded by the coding sequence ATGCACGTCGTGCCGGATACGAGCGTGGTCATCGACGGCCGCGTCTCGGCGACGATCGAAGACGGGCAGTTCGAGGGAGCGACGATTTCGGTGCCGGAAGCCGTCGTCGCGGAACTCGAAGCGCAGGCCAACGACGGAATCGAGACCGGCTGGGACGGGTTAGAAGAGCTCCAGCGGCTCGCCGACCTCGCCGACGAGGGCGTCGTCGACCTCGAGTACGTCGGCGAGCGGCCCAGCGCGATCGAGCGCGGCCACGCCTCCGAGGGCGAGATCGACGCGCTCATCCGCGACATCGCAGAGGATCTCGAGGCCACGTTCATCACCAGCGACGTCGTCCAGGCCGAGGTCGCCCGGGCGAAGGGCCTCGACGTCGAGCACATCTCCCCCGAGTCCAGGGACGTCGGTACGCTGTCCGTCGAGGAATTCTTCGACGACCAGACGATGAGCGTCCACCTCAAGACGGACACGGTGCCGATGGCCAAGCGCGGCGAACTCGGCGAGATGCGCTACGAACCGATCGCCGACGAACCGACCGACGAGGAACAGATGGACGAGTGGGCTCGCGAGGTCGTCGACGGCGCGAAGGAGGCCCCGGGCGGCTTCATCGAGCTTTCGGAACCGGGCATGAAGATCGTCCAGTTCCGGGACTACCGGATCGCGATCGGCCGCCCGCCGTTCGCGGACGGCATCGAGATCACGGCCGTGCGGCCGATCGCCCAGACCGACATCGAGGACTACGAGCACGCCGACGAACTCAAGGAACGACTCCTCGAGCGCCAGCGCGGCGTCCTCATCTCGGGGTCGCCCGGTGCGGGGAAGTCGACGCTCGCCCAGGCGGTCGCGCGCTACCTCAACGACCACGAGTACGCGGTCAAGACGATGGAGAAACCGCGCGACCTGCAGGTCGGCCCCGAGATCACCCAGTACACCGAACTGGGCGGCGAGATGGAGAAAACCGCGGACGCGCTGTTGATGGTCCGGCCCGACTACACCATCTACGACGAGGTCCGCAAGACCAACGACTTCGAGGTCTTCGCGGACATGCGTCTCGCGGGCGTCGGCATGATCGGCGTCGTCCACGCGACCCGGCCGATCGACGCCCTTCAGCGACTCATCGGTCGCGTCGAACTGGGGATGATCCCCCAGATCGTCGACACCGTCGTCTACGTCGAGACCGGCAAGATTGCGAAGGTATACGACGTCAAGACGGAAGTCAAGGTCCCGGCGGGGCTGACCGAGGAGGACCTCGCCCGGCCGGTCATCCTCGTCACGGACTTCCAGACCGGCGAACCCGAGTACGAGATCTACACGTTCAACCGGCAGGTCGTCACCGTTCCCCTCACTGACGAGGAGGGCAGTCCCGCCAGCGAGTCCGGCGTCGATCGCATCGCCAAACAGGAGATCGAACGCGAGATCCGATCGGTCGCGCGGGGCTACGTCGACGTCCAGCTCAAGAGCCAGGACACGGCCGTCGTCTACGTCGAGGAGGACGACATCTCGAGCGTCATCGGCAAGGGCGGCGGTCGCATTACCGACATCGAGAACCGGCTCGGGATCGACATCGACGTCCGGACCCACGACGAGAACCCGAACTACGGCGCGGGCGCTGGCGGCGCTGGCGGAGGCAGCGCGAACGGCGGCGGTACCAGCGGGGCCAGTGGAACCGGCCAGATGGTCCAGCCCGAGATCACCTCCCGCCACATCGTCATCCCCGTCGACGGGAACCACGGCGAGACCGTCGAGGTACAGGCCGCCGGCGACTACCTCTTCACCGCGACGGTGAGCCGCGGCGGCGAAATTCAGGTGTCTCGGGGCAGCGCGATCGCCGACGAGCTAGAGCAGGCGATCGATCGGAAGGACCCGATCACGGTCGTGCCCTCGTAG